The Bacteroidia bacterium genomic interval TTTAGTGGTCGAACGCTGTCAGACTGTTGAAGGAGAGATTATCGACGGGTCTCTAATTTCTCTCGGCCAAAGCCGATTCTTCGATCAACATTCTGTCTTGCGGGCTATAATCAACAATCGCATAGCGTTTGGCTCCTACAATTGCAAGCTCATCCATAATGTCCACCAGGTTTTTATAGCGGGCATTGGGGCTGGCTTTTACGCTAAAGATAGGATCCCAACAATGTTGATTTACCTTTTCGCCACAGAGGGGTGTTTCTTTACGAAGATGTTCATTAAGTACTTTGCGGATGCCTTGTTCAGAAAAATCTGTTTCCAGAACTTCCGGGCCATTACCCACAAAGTATTTGATCACATCTGCACTGTCTAAAACGATGGAAAGGATTCTTTCTTCCGGGATGTCTACCGTACAATCTTCCCCTTCGGGACAATTGGGCGGATAAACAAGCTCCATCATTTTCGCATGATTAATTGTAGCTGACAAGACAAAAAACGCAAGGAGTAAAAAAGCAACATCAACCATAGCGGTCATGTCTATCCTGGTCGTTTTTCGCTTTTGTCTGGAACCTCCCTTTTTTGGAGAAGATCGGTTCTTTTCGGTGGATACGTCTGCCATAAATATTGTCTTTATTATAAAGACTAGGGCAGGCATACAATTCCACAAATCAGCTCAAAAATTTTTTCCCTCAAATATGATAAAGAACGTGAACCTGTTTAAGGTTCGTGAGTAGTACTAATCTGTTTCGATCCCCTCTGGAAGTGTGTCGAGTACTTCCTGTTTATGTTTAAGGCTATCGACAGTTTGCTCTGATTGCTGTAGTTCCTTTCTTGGCATTTGCATTGGCTCATCACTTTCTTTCCAAACCAGTTTCCCTTGTATCAACAAGAGGATTACAAAAAGAAAGATGAGTATGAGTCCTATGAAAAAACCGCTAATGAAAGGACTTCTGCGCACGAGCTATTACTCTTCACCTTCGACAACAACTC includes:
- a CDS encoding biopolymer transporter ExbD — translated: MADVSTEKNRSSPKKGGSRQKRKTTRIDMTAMVDVAFLLLAFFVLSATINHAKMMELVYPPNCPEGEDCTVDIPEERILSIVLDSADVIKYFVGNGPEVLETDFSEQGIRKVLNEHLRKETPLCGEKVNQHCWDPIFSVKASPNARYKNLVDIMDELAIVGAKRYAIVDYSPQDRMLIEESALAERN